One window of the Babesia microti strain RI chromosome IV, complete genome genome contains the following:
- a CDS encoding CWF19-like protein 2 homolog (overlaps_old_locusTagID:BBM_III07855) codes for MSCNLEVALKIKSRIENKPIDQIKALYEEKVRSDKFKYPDSNVHAPVEVFRGYEGPDLYSYNKRPKKKKKIEFDCKFCLGKLEYIAKSTFSSLYFESEGDSILANQLYIIPNKHISNTRQVDSATREEIRNFQKTLIQLFSTRGYAIIFYENASEIPPEYMAKYGTHVKVECFPIPSNLIPLARTWFMKSMQDLAKNWQSKSFYTVEPKALDRTIPEGFAYIHVDFNLFGGFLYQCKEKVDREFVNGIFRSIFELNRFHKPYFNTNYDIVVERFRKDYQPFNWCK; via the exons ATGTCGTGCAACTTGGAAGTTGCTTTGAAAATAAAGAGTAGAATTGAGAACAAACCGATCGATCAGATCAAAGCCTTGTATGAGGAGAAGGTTAGATCGGACAAATTCAAATACCCAGACTCAAATGTACATGCGCCTGTTGAGGTGTTTAGGGGTTATGAAGGACCAGATTTGTATAGTTACAATAAGAGGCCCAAGAAGAAGAAGAAGATAGAATTTGACTGTAAATTTTGCTTGGGAAAACTAGAATATATCGCAAAATCAACATTCTCTTCACTATATTTCGAAAGCGAGGGAGATTCCATATTGGCCAACCAATTGTACATAATCCCCAAT AAACACATATCAAACACGAGACAGGTAGATAGTGCCACTAGGGAGGAGATTAGAAACTTCCAAAAGACTCTGATACAGCTATTTAGTACTAGGGGATATGCTATTATATTTTACGAGAATGCATCGGAAATACCCCCGGAATATATGGCTAAATATGGTACACATGTGAAAGTTGAGTGTTTCCCCATTCCATCGAATCTAATCCCATTGGCAAGG ACTTGGTTCATGAAGAGCATGCAGGACTTAGCAAAAAATTGGCAAAGCAAATCGTTCTATACTGTGGAACCCAAGGCACTTGACAGGACAATACCCGAGGGGTTCGCATATATTCATGTGGACTTTAACCTTTTCGGCGGGTTTCTATATCAGTGTAAAGAGAAGGTGGATAGGGAATTTGTAAACGGAATATTTAGGAGCATATTTGAGCTAAATAGATTTCACAAACCATATTTCAACACCAATTATGATATCGTAGTTGAGAGGTTCAGAAAGGATTATCAACCTTTCAATTGGTGTAAGTGA